Proteins co-encoded in one candidate division KSB1 bacterium genomic window:
- a CDS encoding sugar ABC transporter ATP-binding protein produces MIICLEDIVKSFPGTKALDRVSFDIYPGEVHALCGENGAGKTTLMKILAGIWPYSSYQGRILKKTNLESDKAEVEELRFNNVSHAKKAGIAIVHQELALIPEMSVIDNLFLGSELSRFGVLDKKRQKDIAIKHFNLLDFYPNLDSPVKDLSIAAQQRLEIARTLLDKPVVLILDEPTSSLSEDDALKLLKWIRKLANDGTACVYISHRIEEVLQIADRITVLRDGRSVWTKPRKNIKPLEVIEAMVDRPPQDIYAHMPQKPGKLLCQLKNVQVTKRQKKILEVNNLDIHVGEIVGLAGMMGAGRTCLLHTLNGSLKNTKTSGDFFWHGKNGNNNDRLPKNPIEAMAKGIFLIPEDRKNQALFLEENLTMNISCATILRYKKGLRIDTSLLKIITEERMKQFAIKAPGTETVINTLSGGNQQKTLLARAREVAPSLLLLDEPTRGIDVGAKESIYRQMETWVKQGWAILWSSSELQELLGISDRVYVIANGKVKEEFNQRPFNKNEIMAIAATG; encoded by the coding sequence ATGATCATTTGCCTGGAAGACATCGTTAAATCATTTCCAGGAACGAAGGCTTTAGACAGAGTTTCTTTTGATATTTATCCAGGGGAGGTTCATGCCCTTTGTGGTGAGAACGGGGCTGGAAAAACTACATTGATGAAAATACTGGCTGGAATTTGGCCTTACTCGTCCTATCAAGGTAGAATTTTGAAGAAAACCAATCTTGAGTCCGATAAGGCCGAAGTTGAAGAACTTCGCTTTAACAATGTATCCCATGCCAAGAAAGCAGGTATTGCAATTGTGCACCAGGAATTAGCCTTAATTCCGGAAATGTCAGTCATTGACAATCTTTTCCTTGGCAGCGAATTGTCTAGATTTGGAGTGCTGGATAAGAAAAGGCAGAAAGATATTGCCATTAAACATTTTAACTTGCTGGATTTTTATCCGAATTTAGATTCTCCGGTAAAAGATTTGAGTATTGCTGCTCAACAAAGATTAGAGATTGCACGGACGCTTTTAGACAAACCCGTAGTCCTTATTTTGGATGAACCAACTAGCTCATTATCAGAAGATGATGCGCTTAAGTTACTCAAATGGATCAGGAAATTAGCAAATGACGGTACCGCCTGCGTGTATATCAGCCATCGAATTGAAGAAGTTTTGCAAATAGCCGATCGAATTACAGTTTTGCGAGATGGTCGATCCGTCTGGACAAAACCGCGAAAAAACATCAAACCATTAGAAGTGATCGAAGCAATGGTGGATAGACCTCCACAGGATATTTACGCACACATGCCGCAAAAACCTGGGAAGCTTCTTTGTCAGCTAAAAAATGTGCAAGTAACCAAAAGACAAAAAAAGATACTGGAAGTCAATAATCTAGACATTCATGTAGGTGAGATTGTCGGTCTTGCCGGAATGATGGGAGCTGGACGCACCTGTCTTTTACATACGTTAAACGGGTCTCTTAAGAATACAAAAACTTCCGGAGATTTTTTTTGGCACGGGAAAAATGGAAACAATAATGATCGATTGCCCAAAAATCCCATTGAAGCCATGGCGAAAGGAATCTTCTTAATCCCTGAAGATAGAAAGAACCAAGCTTTATTTTTAGAAGAAAATCTAACGATGAATATTTCCTGCGCCACGATTCTACGGTATAAGAAAGGTCTTAGGATTGATACTTCGTTATTAAAAATAATTACCGAAGAGCGGATGAAGCAGTTCGCCATTAAAGCTCCGGGAACTGAAACCGTTATCAACACTCTCTCTGGTGGCAATCAACAAAAAACATTGTTGGCCCGGGCACGTGAAGTAGCTCCTTCGTTACTATTATTGGATGAACCGACCCGGGGAATTGATGTCGGCGCAAAGGAATCTATTTATAGACAAATGGAAACCTGGGTAAAACAAGGATGGGCCATTCTATGGAGTTCCTCAGAGTTGCAAGAATTATTAGGGATTTCCGATCGAGTTTATGTAATCGCAAATGGTAAAGTGAAAGAAGAGTTTAATCAACGTCCTTTTAATAAAAATGAAATCATGGCAATTGCCGCAACCGGCTAA